From the Bacillus sp. FJAT-22090 genome, the window TTTTTTATATAATCAAGCATATCTGATGTAGGAGAGGAAGAAAGCGATTTTCTATTCGTTTGCTCGGTATATACTATATCCTTTGTCTGTTCCTTTAATTCTATCAATGGATTTTCAATCTCTTGTTCTTTTATGTATTGATATAAATCGTAAGTGGAGAATTGTAATAGTTCGATGGCTTGTCTTAACTGAAATGTCATAACTAAGCCGAGTTCCTGTCTTTGGTTAAGAATCAAATCCATTAACTAACCTCCTTCAGTAATTACGAAAGCGTTTTCATTATTATACAATATATTCTCAGAATTTTCGACAAAAATAATGAATATTAAGAATGTTCTAACATGAGTGTAGAAAAGAAAAGAGCAAAAACAATGGAATGCGTTTGCTCTAGTATGCTTAAAATTCTCTTTGTATCCAAATGAGGTATTTTAAAATTTTCTTTTGTTAACAAGCATCATTGCTTTTTGCGTGTTTGCAAAATGCCATTTTGTAATGGATTTTAGAAATGCTTCTCCATTTTTTATATAAATTTTTGCTGCTATTTCATCCACTTTTGCGCTAGCGCCTTTAGGGATAGTTGTTCCGGCTATTTCGGTAAGACGATCCATCTCCTTCAAAAAAGCATATCTTGCAATAATGGATGCTGCTGCAACAGAAACATGAAGTTGTTCAGCTTTTGTAGCGAAGAGTACATTTTCACGTATAATTTCTTTTTCCATCTTAATATGATTATAGTAGATTCCACGTTCAGCAAATTGATCGATTAATATAAAAGATGGCTTTTCAGGATTTATTTTGTTTATTACATGCTTGAGTGCTTGGTTATGCATGAGTGCTTTTATTTTCCCTTGGGACCAACCTCGGCTCTGTATATCATTATATTTTTCATTTTTTAATACTAGAACACTGTGTGATAATGAAGCCATTAAATCAGGTGCCATTTTACGCATCACATCATCGGTAAGCATTTTTGAATCTTTGACTCCTAGCTCGTTAACTAACTCTATTTGGTCTTCGCGTACAAAACATGCAGCAACTGTTATAGGACCAAAATAATCACCCGTTCCAGTTTCATCTGATCCGATGACAGATAGAGAAGAGAAATTAGGTGGTAATGTATCGCCTTTAGTAGAAACGGTAACTTTTTCAGGAGACATTCCCCATAAAGAAGCTTCCCGAGATGCTCCGTTTCCTTGAAACATGACTTTGCCAGATTTATAGACTGTTATAGCTGTATCGGCTAGCTTTGCCGCAAAAACGACACCTGGAGCAGATCTTTCAATTTTATAATTCATATAATGAAGTTTCACTTTTTTAATCTCATCGGGTGATAATACTAGCACTACATTGGACATTCGATTGTTCCTTTCTTCACATCAGAATCTATTTCGTGTTATTATAATTAATAGGATTTTCTGGGGGAGGGTATGTCTTTGTCAGAACAACAAAAAACAAGAATTTCTGTTGATATATATGGACAGAATTATACAATGGTAGGTACAGAAACTTCTGGACATATGCGTCTTGTAGCCTCCATGGTAGATGATAAAATGAGAGAAATTCATTCTCATAATAGTCAACTAGATATTGCTAAACTTGGGGTGTTAACAGCCGTTAATGCAGTAAACGATTACATAAAAGTAAAAGAACAATTAGAGCTTCTGGAAGAAGAAGTGAAAAAGTTAAAGGACTGAAAAAATGTTAGATATTCTGATTTTAATATTACTAGTAGCTGGTTTAATTACTGGCGCAAAACGAGGGTTAATTGTTCAGCTTATTCATATGACTGGATTTATCATCGCTTTAATCGTTGCCTATACTTATTATAAACCACTTGCGGATAAATTTGTTTTATGGATTCCTTTTCCAGCAGTAACTGCGGGATCTAAGCTTACAATTGCTGTAGAAAGTTTAGATTTGGATCAAACATTTTATCGTATTATTGCATTTGCACTTATTTTTGTTGTTGTAAAGTTTGCATTACAGTTATTAGCTTCGATGTTTGATTTTTTAAAGTATTTGCCTATACTTGGTTTTATAAGCAATATTGTGGGTGCAGTTTTAGGATTTATAGAGTTTTATTTTATATTATTTGTTTTACTTTATGTTTTTGCGTTACTACCGATAGATTTTATTCAAAATTTAATTTCCAAATCTATTTTGACATCTTGGATGTTGGATCATACTCCTTTACTATCGGAAACAGTAAAAAAATGGTGGTATATTTATATCGAAAAATAACTTCTCTCAGTAGAGGGAAGTTTTTTTTGAATATCTAAACTTAGCACATAGCTACTCAAGGCACTGACCAAGTGCTTGGCTCTATGGACAGAAAGGGGTTTTTGTTTTGGATAAAAAGACAATCATTAAAACTTTAGAAAAGATTGCATTATATATGGAGTTGCAGGGTGAGAATCCTTTTAAAGTTTCTGCATTTCGGAAAGCTGCCCAAGTAATAGAATTAGATTCAAGAAGTCTTTCAGAAATGGATAATATTTTATCACTTAAAGGGATCGGTGCTGCGACAGGAGCTGTTATTGAAGATTTGATGAATAAAGGAGAATCCTCTTTCCTAATTGAACTACAAAATTCAGTGCCAAGTGGATTACTTCCTATGTTAAAAATACCTGGGCTTGGCGGTAAGAAA encodes:
- the rnhC gene encoding ribonuclease HIII, with amino-acid sequence MSNVVLVLSPDEIKKVKLHYMNYKIERSAPGVVFAAKLADTAITVYKSGKVMFQGNGASREASLWGMSPEKVTVSTKGDTLPPNFSSLSVIGSDETGTGDYFGPITVAACFVREDQIELVNELGVKDSKMLTDDVMRKMAPDLMASLSHSVLVLKNEKYNDIQSRGWSQGKIKALMHNQALKHVINKINPEKPSFILIDQFAERGIYYNHIKMEKEIIRENVLFATKAEQLHVSVAAASIIARYAFLKEMDRLTEIAGTTIPKGASAKVDEIAAKIYIKNGEAFLKSITKWHFANTQKAMMLVNKRKF
- the zapA gene encoding cell division protein ZapA, with translation MSEQQKTRISVDIYGQNYTMVGTETSGHMRLVASMVDDKMREIHSHNSQLDIAKLGVLTAVNAVNDYIKVKEQLELLEEEVKKLKD
- a CDS encoding CvpA family protein yields the protein MLDILILILLVAGLITGAKRGLIVQLIHMTGFIIALIVAYTYYKPLADKFVLWIPFPAVTAGSKLTIAVESLDLDQTFYRIIAFALIFVVVKFALQLLASMFDFLKYLPILGFISNIVGAVLGFIEFYFILFVLLYVFALLPIDFIQNLISKSILTSWMLDHTPLLSETVKKWWYIYIEK